The Spirosoma radiotolerans genome has a window encoding:
- the pyrF gene encoding orotidine-5'-phosphate decarboxylase, which yields MTYSELSDQIFQKQSYLCVGLDTDPRKLPSHLRTETDPVFTFNKAIIDATADLAVAYKPNIAFYEAQGPAGWESLQKTLDYIPENCFTIADAKRGDIGNTSDLYARTFFDLTAAGLSFDSVTVAPYMGSDSVLPFLAYDGKWVILLALTSNPGSADFQRQQLQRGPLGHQALFEAVIRTAQTWATPDQLMFVVGATQTNELEQIRKLAPDNFLLVPGVGAQGGSLDDVSRLGLTKSGGLLVNASRSILYASSGTDFAERAKDEAKQLQQEMAQHLSSIR from the coding sequence ATGACCTATTCGGAATTAAGCGATCAGATTTTTCAAAAACAGTCTTATTTGTGTGTTGGGTTGGATACTGACCCTCGTAAACTTCCTTCGCATTTACGAACAGAAACCGATCCCGTTTTTACCTTTAATAAAGCCATCATCGACGCAACCGCTGACCTTGCTGTTGCCTACAAACCGAACATTGCGTTCTACGAAGCGCAGGGGCCAGCCGGGTGGGAGAGTCTTCAAAAAACACTGGACTACATCCCTGAAAACTGCTTTACCATAGCCGATGCCAAACGGGGCGATATTGGCAATACATCCGATTTGTATGCCCGCACATTTTTTGATCTAACAGCGGCTGGCCTATCCTTCGATTCGGTTACGGTAGCGCCGTATATGGGCAGTGATTCTGTACTTCCTTTTTTAGCCTACGACGGGAAATGGGTTATTTTACTGGCACTAACATCAAACCCGGGAAGCGCCGATTTCCAGCGTCAGCAACTACAACGCGGGCCATTAGGTCATCAGGCGTTATTTGAAGCGGTCATCCGTACGGCCCAGACCTGGGCAACCCCCGATCAGTTAATGTTTGTTGTAGGGGCCACTCAGACGAATGAACTGGAGCAAATCCGGAAGCTGGCGCCCGATAATTTCCTGCTTGTGCCGGGAGTGGGTGCCCAGGGAGGCAGTCTGGACGATGTGTCACGTCTGGGGTTAACAAAGTCGGGTGGGTTACTGGTAAATGCGTCGAGAAGTATTCTGTATGCCTCAAGTGGAACCGATTTTGCCGAGCGGGCCAAAGACGAAGCGAAACAGTTGCAGCAGGAAATGGCTCAACACCTGTCCAGTATACGATAG
- a CDS encoding DUF2851 family protein translates to MPEAFLYFIWQYQYFAKTNLTTTDGDVVQVLHTGFRNHNAGPDFINARILIANVEWVGTVEMHIRTSDWLAHRHQHDRAYDNVILHVVWQDDRAINSRRVDRVDGMPLPTLELGPLTDPAILTRYQALNESTDVIPCASQFKSASPLRLTSMLDKAMMQRLERKAVGVQEIVKETNGDWEETAYRVLAANMGFKINTDPMAQLSRALPLKAILKHRDVLLQAEAMLFGTAGLLPDDEPDDYGEALHREYRFLSAKYLLADKQVMPHAWKWGRLRPANFPTLRLAQFARLLTKQGSLFSLFVGTTEVDRLVKSLQITPSDYWQTHYRFGKETEKGAPALGQLAAENIVINTVVPLLAAYAHHRGQPAYIDRAITLLEQLPPEKNHLTENWETLGLGIRTAFDSQAAIELYNEFCAVKKCLSCQVGAALVR, encoded by the coding sequence GTGCCTGAAGCTTTTCTGTATTTCATCTGGCAATACCAGTATTTCGCCAAAACCAACCTGACAACTACCGATGGTGATGTGGTGCAGGTATTACACACGGGCTTTCGAAATCATAATGCCGGACCGGATTTTATAAATGCCCGCATACTCATTGCCAACGTAGAATGGGTCGGTACTGTAGAAATGCATATCCGAACATCCGATTGGTTGGCACATCGCCACCAGCACGACCGGGCATACGATAACGTTATCCTACACGTCGTCTGGCAGGATGATCGGGCAATAAATAGCCGTCGGGTGGATCGGGTCGATGGAATGCCATTGCCTACACTGGAGCTTGGTCCGCTGACTGACCCTGCCATACTGACTCGCTATCAGGCGCTTAACGAATCGACGGACGTTATTCCCTGCGCAAGCCAGTTTAAGTCTGCATCACCACTACGGCTTACATCAATGCTGGATAAAGCCATGATGCAGCGATTGGAACGGAAGGCCGTCGGGGTTCAGGAAATCGTTAAAGAAACAAACGGGGATTGGGAGGAGACGGCTTATCGAGTACTGGCCGCCAACATGGGTTTCAAAATTAATACAGATCCCATGGCGCAACTGAGCCGGGCGTTGCCCTTGAAAGCCATTCTTAAACACCGGGATGTACTGCTGCAAGCCGAAGCGATGCTATTTGGAACGGCTGGTTTGTTACCTGACGATGAGCCCGACGATTATGGAGAGGCTTTGCATCGAGAATACCGGTTTCTATCGGCTAAATACCTCCTTGCCGACAAGCAAGTAATGCCTCATGCCTGGAAATGGGGCCGGTTACGACCTGCTAATTTTCCGACGCTCCGGTTAGCCCAGTTTGCTCGTCTATTAACCAAACAGGGTAGTTTGTTTTCGCTTTTTGTGGGAACAACGGAGGTGGATCGGTTAGTTAAATCTTTACAGATTACGCCCTCCGATTATTGGCAAACGCACTACCGATTTGGCAAGGAGACGGAAAAGGGGGCGCCAGCGCTGGGTCAACTGGCGGCTGAAAATATTGTAATCAACACGGTTGTTCCATTGCTGGCGGCCTATGCGCATCACCGGGGGCAACCCGCTTACATCGACCGGGCTATAACGCTACTTGAACAATTGCCTCCAGAAAAAAACCACCTGACCGAAAACTGGGAAACCCTTGGGCTAGGGATTCGCACAGCGTTCGATTCGCAGGCGGCTATTGAACTGTACAACGAGTTCTGCGCCGTTAAAAAATGCCTGAGTTGTCAGGTCGGTGCAGCGCTGGTAAGATAA
- a CDS encoding Gfo/Idh/MocA family protein — translation MENRREFIKKSALAGLGMSFSAGSYARILGSNDRVRVGIIGFSDRFRQSLAPAFMEHAKAQNFAFVGVSDIWSRRRDEAEQYLKGKGWNDDSFFKARNNDELLDRKDVDAVIISTADFQHALHCVAAVESGRDAYCEKPFAESLDDARKAVKAVESSKRIVQVGSQRRSAPNYHSANDFIKSGKFGDITMVEMTWNVNQPGRWRRPKLVSEIKKEDTDWDRYQMNRPKTAWDPRKYLEFRLFYPYSSGIPGQWMSHQIDTVHWFSGLDHPRSVVANGGIYSWKDGRVNADTFTAVFDYGPDNDKTKGFQVLYSSRMNNEAGGVKEYYYSNGGMINLDTNKISPEGGLEAKYAKDMNMQANLLPTMSLGESAKMETSANTGGDPMTSLHMLNWMSCVRSRKEPNAPARVGFNHSVANIMATTALHTGKRVTWDSTKQDMVTS, via the coding sequence ATGGAAAATCGTCGTGAATTTATAAAAAAATCGGCCCTTGCCGGACTTGGCATGAGCTTTTCAGCGGGTAGCTACGCCCGTATTCTTGGCTCGAACGACCGTGTTCGGGTGGGTATCATCGGTTTTTCCGACCGATTTCGTCAGTCGCTGGCGCCCGCCTTTATGGAGCACGCCAAGGCTCAGAATTTTGCCTTCGTCGGCGTATCGGACATCTGGAGCCGCCGTCGTGATGAAGCCGAACAGTATTTGAAGGGTAAAGGTTGGAACGACGATTCGTTCTTCAAAGCCCGCAACAACGACGAACTCCTCGACCGGAAGGATGTCGATGCTGTTATCATCAGCACCGCCGATTTCCAGCACGCGCTGCATTGTGTAGCCGCCGTTGAATCGGGCCGCGACGCCTATTGCGAAAAGCCCTTTGCCGAATCGCTGGATGATGCCCGGAAAGCCGTTAAAGCCGTCGAAAGCTCAAAGCGGATTGTGCAGGTTGGCTCCCAACGCCGGTCGGCCCCGAACTACCATTCGGCTAACGACTTTATCAAATCAGGAAAGTTTGGGGACATCACCATGGTTGAAATGACCTGGAATGTTAACCAGCCCGGTCGCTGGCGTCGGCCCAAGTTGGTCTCTGAAATCAAGAAGGAAGATACCGACTGGGATCGCTACCAAATGAACCGGCCAAAAACAGCGTGGGACCCACGTAAATACCTGGAGTTCCGGTTGTTTTACCCCTACTCGTCGGGGATTCCAGGTCAGTGGATGTCGCACCAGATTGACACCGTTCACTGGTTCAGTGGATTAGATCATCCCCGCTCTGTTGTCGCGAACGGTGGTATATATAGTTGGAAAGATGGGCGCGTTAATGCGGACACGTTCACCGCTGTATTTGACTATGGCCCGGATAATGACAAAACGAAAGGCTTCCAGGTGCTGTATTCTTCCCGGATGAATAATGAAGCGGGTGGCGTGAAGGAATACTACTACTCGAACGGGGGGATGATTAACCTCGATACGAACAAAATCTCGCCCGAAGGTGGTCTGGAAGCTAAATATGCCAAAGATATGAATATGCAGGCCAACCTTCTGCCAACCATGTCGCTCGGTGAAAGCGCGAAAATGGAAACCTCGGCTAATACCGGTGGTGACCCGATGACCTCGCTCCACATGCTGAATTGGATGAGTTGTGTCCGCAGCCGTAAAGAGCCGAATGCCCCAGCGCGGGTTGGTTTCAACCACTCGGTTGCCAACATCATGGCCACTACGGCCCTGCATACCGGCAAGCGTGTAACCTGGGATTCGACAAAACAGGATATGGTGACTAGCTAG
- a CDS encoding 3-keto-disaccharide hydrolase, with the protein MKKSFILGLLALSLVAAEKPQAPNTLSAQEKKDGWKLLFDGKTTNGWRGAYKDAFPAKGWNVADGLLTIQKSDGSESQSFGDIVTVGEYSDFDLMFDFKLTEGANSGVKYFVAEQSPKPKGSAFGLEFQVLDDDKHPDAKLGRDGNRTVGSLYDLIPASGKRANPIGEWNTGRVISKGKHVEHWLNGKKVVDYERGSEKFRELVAMSKYKAPEYNANGRFGEAPKGHILLQDHGNQVSFRNIKIKTL; encoded by the coding sequence ATGAAAAAATCGTTCATTTTGGGTCTATTGGCCCTTAGCCTGGTCGCTGCCGAAAAGCCACAGGCGCCTAACACGCTGAGTGCGCAGGAGAAGAAAGACGGCTGGAAATTATTATTCGACGGCAAAACAACCAACGGCTGGCGGGGGGCCTACAAAGACGCATTTCCTGCCAAAGGCTGGAACGTTGCCGATGGACTGCTCACCATTCAGAAATCGGACGGATCGGAATCACAAAGCTTTGGCGATATCGTTACCGTTGGCGAATACAGCGATTTCGACCTGATGTTTGATTTTAAGCTGACTGAAGGAGCCAACAGTGGAGTTAAGTATTTTGTGGCAGAGCAAAGTCCAAAACCAAAAGGCTCGGCCTTTGGCCTTGAGTTTCAAGTATTGGACGACGATAAACACCCTGATGCCAAACTGGGTCGGGACGGCAACCGAACCGTTGGGTCATTGTATGATCTGATTCCGGCAAGCGGCAAAAGAGCTAATCCTATTGGCGAATGGAATACAGGACGTGTTATCTCGAAAGGTAAACATGTAGAGCATTGGCTCAATGGGAAGAAAGTAGTAGACTACGAGCGTGGCAGCGAAAAATTCAGGGAATTAGTGGCGATGAGCAAATACAAAGCCCCCGAATACAATGCCAATGGCCGTTTTGGTGAAGCACCCAAGGGACATATCCTCCTGCAAGATCACGGCAATCAGGTATCATTTAGAAATATCAAAATAAAAACTCTTTAA
- a CDS encoding RagB/SusD family nutrient uptake outer membrane protein, with protein sequence MKLISSHKSFRILALTALLLSGQACKNVLDETVISAIGNDYINTPKGFEDAAKAAYSSMRTFYGSERGLTMTEYGTDLYTTGADGSYKGFHYYDTQMNSFVDIIQQVWEELYRGINTCNAVIERAPAATVSDATKKLRVAEMKFLRAHYYFILVQQWGGVDLRLTETVLPTKKTSRATEADVYKAITADLEAAIPDLPTTKASAQSASDYGRATKSAAEHLLARVYLTKATSSAKAADDYAKAATYAQNVITNYGYKLLPDFASVFAQGSGEINDEVIFAVQYTSDPLTNINSANTNNGEGNKLHLYFGMQYDVQPGMKRDIANDRPFKRLRPTVYMLETVFKDRVNDSRYKKTYKDTWLSNNPGTDLNTSFDNSKAKMTLKAGDTAIYIPGVEWTLAQRAAKPYQVLVPSAYTAALFPTLQKFLDPNRPDLTYEAGSRDYLAFRLAETYLILAEAQFKQGKMAEAVDAINMVRRRAAWPGKATAMEITPAQLDMEMIMQERARELAGEQTRWMDLKRWGNLVQRVKLYNPDASANIKEYHNLRPIPQTQIDRTEKGADGSPGFTQNTGF encoded by the coding sequence ATGAAATTAATCAGTTCACATAAATCATTCCGTATTCTGGCTCTAACCGCTCTCCTGCTGAGCGGTCAGGCGTGCAAGAATGTACTGGATGAAACTGTAATCTCGGCCATCGGCAACGATTACATCAATACACCCAAAGGCTTTGAAGATGCTGCTAAAGCGGCTTATTCGTCGATGCGAACCTTTTATGGTTCGGAGCGCGGGCTGACCATGACCGAATACGGTACAGACCTTTACACGACCGGTGCGGATGGAAGCTACAAAGGGTTCCACTATTACGATACCCAGATGAACAGCTTCGTCGATATTATCCAGCAAGTGTGGGAAGAGCTATACCGAGGCATTAATACCTGCAACGCCGTTATCGAACGGGCGCCGGCGGCTACCGTTTCGGATGCGACAAAAAAACTACGGGTGGCGGAGATGAAGTTTCTGCGGGCGCATTATTACTTTATTCTGGTACAGCAGTGGGGCGGTGTCGATCTGCGCCTAACGGAAACAGTACTGCCCACCAAAAAAACCAGCCGGGCTACCGAAGCCGACGTTTATAAAGCGATTACGGCTGACCTGGAAGCCGCTATTCCAGACCTACCTACCACCAAAGCATCTGCTCAGTCGGCCAGTGATTACGGACGGGCGACCAAATCGGCAGCAGAGCATTTGCTGGCTCGTGTTTATCTGACCAAAGCCACCTCATCAGCGAAAGCCGCTGACGATTATGCCAAAGCGGCAACGTACGCCCAGAATGTGATCACCAACTACGGGTACAAACTATTGCCCGATTTTGCCAGTGTGTTTGCGCAGGGAAGCGGTGAAATCAACGACGAAGTCATCTTTGCGGTGCAATACACATCTGACCCGCTAACCAACATTAATTCGGCCAATACCAACAATGGTGAAGGTAATAAGCTGCATTTATATTTTGGGATGCAATACGATGTGCAGCCAGGCATGAAGCGCGACATTGCCAATGACCGTCCGTTCAAGCGGTTAAGACCAACTGTTTATATGCTTGAAACTGTATTCAAAGACCGGGTCAATGATTCTCGCTACAAAAAGACGTATAAAGATACCTGGCTGAGCAATAACCCTGGTACGGATCTGAATACCTCTTTTGACAACAGTAAGGCTAAGATGACATTAAAAGCAGGTGACACAGCGATCTATATTCCAGGTGTTGAATGGACGCTGGCACAGCGGGCCGCCAAGCCTTACCAGGTTTTAGTGCCCAGTGCTTATACGGCAGCGTTGTTCCCAACGCTGCAAAAATTCCTGGATCCAAATCGCCCTGATCTTACCTACGAAGCTGGTAGCCGCGATTACCTGGCCTTCCGTTTAGCCGAAACGTACCTAATTCTGGCCGAAGCCCAGTTCAAGCAGGGTAAAATGGCTGAAGCTGTCGATGCCATCAATATGGTACGCCGTCGGGCTGCGTGGCCAGGCAAAGCAACGGCAATGGAGATAACGCCTGCTCAGCTGGACATGGAGATGATTATGCAGGAACGGGCTCGCGAGTTAGCTGGCGAACAAACACGCTGGATGGATCTGAAACGCTGGGGTAACCTGGTCCAACGGGTTAAGTTGTATAATCCGGATGCATCAGCGAATATCAAAGAATACCACAACCTGCGCCCAATTCCACAAACACAGATTGACCGAACGGAGAAAGGGGCCGATGGCAGTCCAGGGTTTACTCAGAATACAGGGTTTTAG
- a CDS encoding SusC/RagA family TonB-linked outer membrane protein, translating into MQTTITQPPRLAWLPLLGLTALVLAGQPALSAPPSPRLLTGNPAQERTVTGKVLSSDDNAGLPGVNVAVKGTTRGTTTDANGEYRISVTNSQSVLVFSAVGFVTQEVTVGNKSAVNLTLSTDTRALNEVVVVGYGSLKKSQTTGAISSVTPKQITEQPITNIGQAMQGRVAGVDVAQSGSRPGSVPTIRIRGRRSFNAGNDPLYVVDGIPLAREYEDINPNDVGSMEILKDATATAIYGARGANGVVLVTTKRGNPNGKTTISYDNYVGFTDALDKVKLFSGSEFAEFVREAYRTTGNYKDANGNPVPTGVADAYADSKVAVLGGDPNVAAGIAAGRNTDWQSLILKQGIQQNHSLGIQGGNEKTQFYISAGFFQDKGIMPGLDFTRYSLRANIDHQINKALKVGISSYMMYYLRNGENLNPYNFTLQQNPLGRPYDDSGKLIFSPTNDALLTNPLAEVVPGAQIEERKKYRIFNSVYAEVSILDGLKYRVNFGPDFTINRYGRFIGAQTNARKGGDPQATNAAAFNFDYTLENVVTYNKKIGDHSLGITALQSIQRDNSELNQINVQGVPAETQSFYNVGNASSVLGVGSGLIQWTINSFMGRVNYDYKDKYLVTATIRRDGSSRFGENTKYGNFPGIALGWNISNEDFMKGSTWVDLLKLRVSRGSVGNQGVAPYQTQGLLGRTVYAFGNTPAYGYRPETIGNPDLRWETSTTTNVGLDFSLWRGRLTGAIELYQTKTTDLLLSDQLPTSIGFNAVTRNIGETQNKGVEVSLSTVNVNTKSGFKWTSDIVFSKNSESIISLFNGPVDDVGNKRFIGKPLTEFYDYKKAGIWQTNEADAAKSYQSAVGQIKVQDTNGDGKITADDRVFLGSDIPTWSGGITNRFSYKGFDLNFFVYARIGQTILSGFHRDNNQLAGRYEQIKVDYWTPNNPTNEFPRPNSSQEFPVYNSAIIYFDGSFVKVRNINFGYTFPSSVTSKLRMQSLRVFSSIQQPFIFSSYRSKYNGVDPETSDGTVSNGVTPATRVVTFGLNVKF; encoded by the coding sequence ATGCAGACAACTATTACCCAACCACCACGCCTGGCGTGGCTTCCTCTGCTTGGTCTGACGGCACTCGTGCTGGCTGGCCAACCGGCGTTGAGCGCTCCGCCTTCACCTCGGCTACTAACCGGAAATCCAGCGCAGGAGCGCACCGTAACAGGAAAAGTGCTCTCGTCCGACGATAATGCGGGTTTGCCAGGCGTCAACGTTGCCGTGAAAGGAACTACCCGTGGTACCACCACCGACGCCAACGGCGAATACCGTATATCGGTGACCAATAGCCAGTCTGTGCTGGTTTTCTCGGCGGTCGGCTTTGTGACCCAGGAGGTCACTGTCGGCAATAAATCAGCCGTCAACCTAACCCTGAGTACCGATACCCGCGCGCTGAATGAAGTGGTGGTGGTAGGTTATGGTTCGCTGAAAAAGAGCCAGACAACCGGGGCTATCTCGTCAGTGACACCCAAGCAAATTACCGAACAACCCATCACCAACATTGGTCAGGCCATGCAGGGCCGGGTTGCGGGTGTGGATGTGGCGCAGTCGGGAAGCCGGCCGGGCTCGGTGCCAACGATTCGGATTCGGGGACGTCGTTCGTTCAATGCCGGTAATGACCCGCTCTACGTTGTGGATGGGATTCCGCTGGCAAGAGAGTACGAAGACATCAACCCGAACGACGTGGGTTCGATGGAGATCCTGAAAGATGCTACCGCCACGGCTATTTATGGTGCCAGAGGGGCCAATGGCGTTGTGCTGGTTACGACCAAACGGGGTAACCCAAACGGTAAGACAACCATTAGTTACGATAACTATGTCGGCTTTACCGATGCCCTTGATAAAGTCAAGTTATTCAGTGGTTCCGAATTTGCCGAATTCGTTCGGGAAGCTTACCGCACTACAGGTAACTACAAAGACGCAAACGGCAATCCAGTCCCAACGGGCGTGGCGGATGCCTATGCGGATTCAAAAGTAGCTGTTTTAGGTGGCGACCCCAATGTAGCTGCGGGTATAGCTGCGGGACGCAACACTGACTGGCAGTCCTTGATTCTTAAGCAGGGAATTCAGCAGAACCATTCGCTGGGTATCCAGGGCGGGAACGAAAAAACGCAGTTCTATATTTCAGCGGGCTTTTTCCAGGATAAAGGAATCATGCCCGGGCTGGATTTCACCCGCTATTCGCTGCGTGCCAACATTGATCACCAAATCAACAAAGCACTCAAAGTGGGAATTTCTTCCTATATGATGTATTACTTACGTAATGGCGAGAATCTGAACCCATACAATTTTACCCTTCAGCAAAACCCGCTTGGCCGCCCCTACGATGACAGCGGGAAATTGATTTTCTCGCCAACCAACGATGCCCTGCTGACCAATCCACTTGCCGAGGTTGTGCCGGGTGCTCAGATTGAAGAACGGAAGAAATACCGCATTTTCAACAGCGTTTATGCCGAAGTAAGCATTCTGGATGGCTTGAAGTACCGGGTTAATTTCGGACCTGACTTTACCATTAACCGGTATGGCCGTTTTATCGGTGCGCAAACGAACGCCCGGAAGGGCGGGGATCCACAGGCGACCAACGCTGCTGCCTTCAATTTCGACTACACGCTGGAGAACGTGGTGACGTACAACAAAAAAATTGGCGATCACAGTCTTGGCATTACAGCCCTACAATCCATTCAGCGCGATAACTCCGAGTTAAATCAAATTAACGTGCAGGGCGTTCCAGCCGAAACGCAGTCGTTCTATAATGTGGGGAACGCCAGTTCGGTGCTGGGTGTCGGTAGCGGTCTGATCCAGTGGACGATCAACTCCTTTATGGGTCGTGTCAACTACGATTATAAAGACAAATACCTGGTTACGGCCACCATTCGCCGGGATGGATCAAGCCGGTTTGGCGAAAACACCAAATATGGTAATTTCCCTGGTATTGCCCTGGGCTGGAATATCAGCAATGAAGACTTCATGAAAGGATCTACCTGGGTTGATCTGCTGAAACTACGGGTCAGTCGCGGTTCGGTTGGTAACCAGGGCGTAGCTCCCTACCAAACACAGGGGTTGCTGGGACGTACTGTGTATGCGTTTGGCAATACGCCCGCCTACGGGTATCGCCCAGAAACGATTGGTAACCCCGATTTGCGGTGGGAAACCTCTACTACCACAAACGTTGGTCTCGACTTCAGCCTGTGGCGCGGTCGGTTAACGGGTGCTATCGAATTGTATCAAACGAAAACAACCGACCTGCTGCTATCTGACCAGTTGCCAACATCCATCGGGTTCAACGCTGTTACCCGAAACATCGGCGAGACCCAGAACAAAGGGGTGGAAGTGAGCTTATCCACGGTAAACGTGAATACGAAAAGTGGCTTTAAATGGACATCCGATATTGTGTTCTCCAAGAACAGTGAATCGATTATCTCCCTATTTAACGGACCGGTTGATGACGTAGGCAACAAACGGTTTATTGGCAAACCGCTGACCGAGTTCTATGATTATAAGAAAGCCGGTATCTGGCAGACCAACGAGGCTGATGCAGCTAAATCATACCAGAGTGCGGTTGGTCAGATTAAAGTGCAGGATACAAACGGCGACGGTAAAATTACGGCCGATGACCGCGTATTCCTGGGCTCCGACATTCCGACCTGGAGTGGCGGTATCACGAACCGGTTCAGCTATAAAGGATTTGACCTGAACTTCTTTGTTTATGCCCGGATTGGCCAGACAATCCTGAGCGGTTTCCACCGCGATAACAACCAACTGGCTGGCCGGTATGAGCAGATTAAAGTGGATTACTGGACGCCAAATAACCCAACGAATGAGTTTCCCCGGCCGAACTCAAGCCAGGAGTTTCCGGTCTACAACTCGGCTATTATTTATTTCGACGGTTCATTCGTGAAAGTAAGGAACATCAACTTTGGCTACACGTTTCCATCCAGTGTTACGTCAAAACTGCGCATGCAGTCGTTACGGGTATTTAGCAGCATTCAGCAGCCGTTCATTTTCTCGTCCTACCGGTCGAAATACAACGGTGTTGACCCTGAGACAAGCGATGGCACAGTTAGCAATGGTGTTACGCCCGCTACCCGGGTAGTGACCTTTGGTTTGAACGTCAAATTCTAA
- a CDS encoding FecR family protein has product MSNKSYSAYSAEEFALDDLFVRWVKHPNDEEVASYWHIWLLNHPHQEETVETARELIRTGSLPYLPGLSADDVSSVWGRIRESLQTMDDVRPLQPDVRAVVGWWYFIRTALAASGVIALIGWALWMQYGPNQSVWSINAPAGQTRQIRLPDNSTMTLYPNSSVRYARRWGDETPRAVWLDGEADFAITHRSDTSSARLFRVHTGGLTIEALGTIFRVRQRPKGTYVALTSGQVNLLLKHQGPIQLNPGEAIEVAAGPARILP; this is encoded by the coding sequence GTGTCTAATAAGTCATATTCTGCCTACAGCGCTGAGGAGTTCGCCCTCGACGACCTGTTTGTCCGTTGGGTGAAACACCCTAACGACGAAGAGGTAGCCTCGTATTGGCACATATGGCTTTTGAATCATCCTCATCAGGAAGAGACGGTTGAGACAGCACGTGAATTGATTCGTACGGGTAGCCTCCCCTACCTGCCGGGCCTGTCAGCGGATGATGTTTCATCGGTATGGGGGCGGATTCGCGAATCACTCCAGACAATGGACGATGTTCGCCCGCTTCAACCCGACGTACGAGCCGTTGTTGGCTGGTGGTATTTTATCCGGACGGCGCTGGCCGCATCGGGCGTAATAGCACTAATTGGCTGGGCCCTCTGGATGCAGTACGGCCCTAACCAATCGGTTTGGAGCATCAATGCACCAGCTGGTCAAACCCGACAGATCCGCCTACCCGACAACTCAACCATGACGCTTTATCCCAATAGCAGCGTTCGGTATGCACGAAGATGGGGGGACGAAACGCCAAGAGCTGTATGGCTGGACGGAGAAGCTGATTTCGCGATAACACACCGGAGTGACACCTCATCGGCTCGGCTGTTCAGGGTCCATACAGGTGGGCTTACGATTGAAGCGCTCGGCACCATCTTTCGGGTACGGCAACGTCCCAAAGGCACTTATGTAGCCCTAACCTCAGGGCAAGTCAACTTGCTGCTAAAGCACCAAGGTCCTATTCAACTTAACCCCGGTGAAGCCATCGAGGTGGCGGCTGGACCAGCCAGGATCTTACCCTAG
- a CDS encoding OsmC family protein has translation MATIHIDYLGDLRTECVHLQSGTHINTDAPTDNQGRGEAFSPTDLVANALGTCIITTMAIFARREGIELKGSKLDVTKIMTSQPPRRIARIEIDLTLHSDGLPDDATRARLEAIAHTCPVAISLHPDIEQAVSIRWEDSIPISE, from the coding sequence ATGGCAACCATTCATATTGACTACCTGGGTGACTTACGCACTGAATGCGTCCATCTGCAATCGGGTACCCACATCAACACCGACGCTCCTACCGATAACCAGGGCCGGGGTGAAGCTTTTTCTCCTACGGATCTGGTTGCCAATGCACTGGGCACCTGTATTATTACAACAATGGCTATTTTTGCTCGTCGGGAGGGTATTGAATTGAAGGGAAGTAAGCTGGACGTAACCAAAATCATGACCAGCCAGCCGCCAAGGCGCATCGCTCGCATTGAGATTGACCTGACACTACATAGCGATGGGTTACCCGATGATGCAACCCGCGCTCGTCTTGAAGCCATTGCGCATACGTGCCCGGTAGCCATCAGCCTGCACCCTGACATTGAACAGGCCGTGAGCATTCGGTGGGAAGACAGCATTCCCATTTCGGAATAA